The sequence CCGGGGCGGTCGCGCACCCACACGAGGGCGACCTCCAGCGGCGTCCAGCCCAGCCCGTCGGAGGCCTTGACCACGGCCTCGACGATGCTGCGCCCCCGGTCGTCGAGGTAGTCCTCGATGTGGGGGTCGTTCGCACCGCGGGAGTCCGACGGGATCCCCGAGCGGTACTTCCCGGTGAGCACGCCCTTGCCGAGGGGGGAGTAGGGGAGGACGCCGAGGCCGCTGGCCAGGGCGGCCGGGATCACCTCGTGCTCGATGTCGCGGTTGGACAGCGAGTACTCGACCTGGGTGCTGGCCAGCGGCACGCGGCCGGGCACCGCGCGCTGCCACGTCGCCGCCTGGGCGGTCTGCCAGCCGGTGTAGTTCGAGATCCCGACGTGGGCCGCGCGGCCGCTGGTGACCGCGATGTCCAGGGCGGAGAGCGTCTCGTCCAGCGGCGTCGCGTCGTCCCACACGTGCACCTGCCACAGGTCGACGTGGTCGGTGCCGAGGCGACGCAGCGAGGTCTCGAGCTGGGAGAGCAGCCGACCGCGACTGGCGTCGTAGCGGTGCTCGCCCCGCACCAGGCCGAAGCCGGCCTTGGTCGCGACCGTCACGTCCTCGCGGGCCACGGTCGTGCCGAGCAGGGCGCCGAGCATCTCCTCCGAGGCACCGCGCGCGTAGATGTGGGCCGTGTCGAGGAAGGTGCCGCCGGCGTCGAGGTACGCGGTGAGCTGCTCGCGCGCCTCGTGCTCGTCGGTCGCGATGCCCCACGGCATCAGGCCCAGACCGATCCGCGACACCGACAGGCCGGTCGACCCCACGGAGCGTTGCTGCATGGGTCCAACCTAGACCGCGGCCACGACCGCGCGGGGAAGGGCACGCCAGACACGGGTGATCCGGTGATCCGTGCCGCAGCGGTGCCCGGCCCGCCCGTAGGATGCGGCCTCGTGTCCGACTTCCTCCAGGCCCTGGTCCTCGGGGCCCTCCAGGGACTGACGGAGTTCCTGCCGATCTCCAGCAGTGCCCACCTCCGCATCTTCCCCGAGCTGTTCGGGTGGGGTGACCCGGGAGCCGCCTTCACCGCGGTGGTGCAGATCGGGACCGAGGTGGCGGTGCTGCTCTACTTCCGCAAGGACATCTTCACCATCGCGTGGACCTGGCTGCAGTCGCTGGTCAAGCCCGAGTACCGCGGCCGGCTCGAGGCGCGCCTGGGGTGGTTCATCATCCTCGGCTCGATCCCGATCGGCGTGCTCGGCGTCGCGTTCAAGGACACCATCGAGACCGACCTGCGCAACCTGTGGCTGATCGGGACCACCCTGATCGTGCTGGGCATCGTGCTCGGGATCGCCGACCGGGTCGGACGCAACGAGCGGGAGATCAAGCACCTCACGATCCGCCACGCCCTGCTGATGGGCGTGGCCCAGGCGGCGGCCCTGGTCCCGGGGGTGTCCCGCTCCGGCGCGACCATCTCGATGGGCCGGCTGCTGGGTTATGAGCGCGCGGCGGCCACCCGGTACGCGTTCCTCCTGGCGATCCCGGCCGTGGTCGCCGCCGGCGTGTTCGAGATGCCCGAGATCTCCTCGGGGGACAACAGCTACGGCTGGGCGCCGACGATCTTCGCGACGGTGGTCTCCTTCGTCGTCGGGTACGCCGTCATCGCCTGGCTGCTGCGCTACATCAGCACCCACACCTTCGCGCCGTTCGTCATCTACCGGGTGCTGCTGGGCGCCGGCGTGCTGGTCCTGCTGGCGGCAGGCGTCCTCACCGCCTGATCGGCGGTCCCTCAGCGTTCGGTGCCGGCCATGGAGCCGCGCAGCGAATCGCCCGGCAGCCCCACCAGGCAGGTGATGGTGCGGTCACCGAAGAGGTCCCAGGAGGACTCGGTGGGGAAGTAGAGGTAGAGCTCGAGGTCGGAGTCGGCGTACGCAGCGCCGACGAAGGTCTCGAACTCCTCGAAGCAGGCGCGCGACTCCTCGTCGATGGCCGGCTGGCCGGGGAAGTCGCCGTCGGCCATCCGCAGCTGCGCGAACGCCTCGAAGTCGTGGGGGTCCTCGCACGGGACGAGCGTCGCCTCGTCGGTCTCGACGAGTTCGTCCCCCATGCCGGCGACGGTCGGGTCGTCCAGGCAGTCGCCCGGCTCCACCCGAAGGGTGGACACCACGCCGTCGCCCTCGCCCTCGCGGGCCTCCTCGGCCTCCCGGTCCGCGGCGTCGCGCAGGCCCTGCTGGACGCCGTCACGGAGGTCGTCGAAGGACCGGACCGCCTGGTCGACCTGGAGCGCCGTGCACACCAGGCCGATGATCAGCGCGAGGCCGGGGACCCAGACCGCTGCGCGGCGACGCACCAGTGCGACCACGGCGAGCACCATGCCGACCAGCGGCGACAGCGGTAGGCACAGCAGGGCCGAGAGCGCCAGCGAGGTCCAGGCGAGTCCGGTGTCGCGGCGCGGTTGCTCGGGACCGGCGTACGCCGACGGCGGTGCGGGTGGCGGTGGTGGGGGAGGTGGTGCCCCGGCCCCGGGCGGTGGTGGCGGTGACGCACCGCCTCCGGTGGGAGCTGGGCCCTGGTGTCCCGGCGGCGTCAGGTCGCTCACGATCGTTCCTTCCCCCTCGACTGACGCGCGCAACCTACGCCACCGCACCGGCAGTAGCCTCATCGCCATGGCGACAGTGCTTCTCGTACGACACGGCCGCACCACGGCGAACGCCGCGGGCGTGCTCGCCGGGCGGACAGCGGGAGTCGAGCTCGACGACACCGGCCTGGACCAGGCGCGACGGGCAGCCGAGCGGATCGCCGCGGTGCCGGTGGCCGACCTCGTGTCCAGCCCCCAGCAGCGCTGTCGGCAGACCGCCCGCCTGATCGCCGATGCGCAGTCGCGCTCGCTGCGGGTCGGCACCGAGCGCGGCCTGGCGGAGTGCGACTACGGTGACTGGCAGGGGCGCAAGCTCGTCGAGCTCGCCAAGGAGCCGCTGTGGCGCACGGTGCAGCAGCAGCCCTCGGCGGCGACCTTCCCCGGCGGGGAGAGCCTGGTGTCGATGCAGCACCGTGCCGTCGCCGCCGTACGCCGCCACGACGCCGCCGTCGCCGATGCCCACGGCAAGGGCGCGGTCTGGGTGGCGGTGAGCCACGGTGACCTGATCAAGTCGCTGCTGGCCGACGCGCTGGGCATGCACCTGGACCACTTCCAGCGGCTCAACGTCGACCCGGCGTCGATCTCGATCATCAGCTACGGGCC comes from Nocardioides panacisoli and encodes:
- a CDS encoding aldo/keto reductase, producing MQQRSVGSTGLSVSRIGLGLMPWGIATDEHEAREQLTAYLDAGGTFLDTAHIYARGASEEMLGALLGTTVAREDVTVATKAGFGLVRGEHRYDASRGRLLSQLETSLRRLGTDHVDLWQVHVWDDATPLDETLSALDIAVTSGRAAHVGISNYTGWQTAQAATWQRAVPGRVPLASTQVEYSLSNRDIEHEVIPAALASGLGVLPYSPLGKGVLTGKYRSGIPSDSRGANDPHIEDYLDDRGRSIVEAVVKASDGLGWTPLEVALVWVRDRPGVTAPIVGARTSAQLTGALGAEDKQLPPEIREALDDVSDPG
- a CDS encoding undecaprenyl-diphosphate phosphatase, which gives rise to MSDFLQALVLGALQGLTEFLPISSSAHLRIFPELFGWGDPGAAFTAVVQIGTEVAVLLYFRKDIFTIAWTWLQSLVKPEYRGRLEARLGWFIILGSIPIGVLGVAFKDTIETDLRNLWLIGTTLIVLGIVLGIADRVGRNEREIKHLTIRHALLMGVAQAAALVPGVSRSGATISMGRLLGYERAAATRYAFLLAIPAVVAAGVFEMPEISSGDNSYGWAPTIFATVVSFVVGYAVIAWLLRYISTHTFAPFVIYRVLLGAGVLVLLAAGVLTA
- a CDS encoding MSMEG_4193 family putative phosphomutase; translated protein: MATVLLVRHGRTTANAAGVLAGRTAGVELDDTGLDQARRAAERIAAVPVADLVSSPQQRCRQTARLIADAQSRSLRVGTERGLAECDYGDWQGRKLVELAKEPLWRTVQQQPSAATFPGGESLVSMQHRAVAAVRRHDAAVADAHGKGAVWVAVSHGDLIKSLLADALGMHLDHFQRLNVDPASISIISYGPERPHVLATNSHAGDLGWLATERGKRQARSSTVGGGAGPARRGS
- a CDS encoding septum formation family protein, with translation MSDLTPPGHQGPAPTGGGASPPPPPGAGAPPPPPPPPAPPSAYAGPEQPRRDTGLAWTSLALSALLCLPLSPLVGMVLAVVALVRRRAAVWVPGLALIIGLVCTALQVDQAVRSFDDLRDGVQQGLRDAADREAEEAREGEGDGVVSTLRVEPGDCLDDPTVAGMGDELVETDEATLVPCEDPHDFEAFAQLRMADGDFPGQPAIDEESRACFEEFETFVGAAYADSDLELYLYFPTESSWDLFGDRTITCLVGLPGDSLRGSMAGTER